A genomic window from Zalophus californianus isolate mZalCal1 chromosome 13, mZalCal1.pri.v2, whole genome shotgun sequence includes:
- the LOC113934844 gene encoding LOW QUALITY PROTEIN: survival motor neuron protein-like (The sequence of the model RefSeq protein was modified relative to this genomic sequence to represent the inferred CDS: inserted 1 base in 1 codon) — MAMGGGGGIPEQEDSVLFRRGTGQSDDSDIWDDTALIKAYDKAVASFKHALKNGDISEASDKPKGTPXRKPAKKNKSQKQNATTPLKQWKVGDKCSAIWSEDGCVYSATIASIDFKRETCIVVYTGYGNREEQNMSDLLSPASEVANNVEQNAQENENESQISTDESENSSRSPGNKPDNIKSKAAPWNSFLPPPAPMPGSGLGPGKPGLKLSGPPPPPPPPHFLSCWLPPFPSGPPIIPPPPPICPDSFDDADALGSMLISWYMSGYHTGYYMGFKQNQKEGRCSHFN; from the exons ATGGCGATGGGCGGAGGTGGCGGCATCCCGGAGCAGGAGGACTCGGTGTTGTTCCGCCGTGGCACCGGCCAGAGTGATGATTCTGACATTTGGGATGATACAGCATTAATAAAAGCTTATGATAAAGCTGTGGCTTCGTTTAAGCATGCTCTAAAGAATGGTGACATTTCTGAAGCTTCAGATAAACCAAAAGGCACAC AAAGAAAACCTGCTAAgaagaataaaagccaaaaacagaATGCTACAACACCCCTGAAGCAGTGGAAAGTTGGTGACAAATGTTCTGCCATTTGGTCAGAAGACGGCTGCGTTTACTCAGCTACCATTGCATCAATTGATTTTAAGAGGGAAACCTGCATTGTGGTTTATACTGGATATGGAAATAGGGAGGAGCAAAATATGTCTGATCTACTTTCCCCAGCCTCTGAAGTAGCTAATAATGTAGAACAGAATGCTcaggagaatgaaaatgaaagtcaaaTTTCAACAGATGAAAGTGAGAATTCCTCTAGGTCTCCTGGAAATAAACCAGATAACATCAAGTCAAAAGCTGCGCCATGGAACTCTTTTCTCCCTCCACCAGCCCCCATGCCAGGATCAGGACTGGGACCAGGAAAGCCTGGTCTAAAACTCAGTggcccaccaccacctccaccaccaccacacttCTTATCATGCTGgctgcctccatttccttctgGACCACCAATAattcccccaccacctcccataTGTCCAGATTCTTTTGATGATGCTGATGCTTTGGGAAGTATGTTAATCTCTTGGTACATGAGTGGCTATCATACTGGTTACTATATGGGtttcaaacaaaaccaaaaagaaggaAGGTGCTCACATTTCAATTAA